In Streptomyces sp. NBC_00704, a genomic segment contains:
- a CDS encoding ATP-grasp domain-containing protein — protein MVSRVRVWLNRTYAENVFFTDQLRRNPSDRAVEIHATHGDADSPVLAAADTAELEPEGLSPAAYVEYALAQCRRRGIDVFVPRLHQSAVVAHRADFEAVGTALLAPPPEAVAVFHDKVVAYEAVQAIGVPVPPWHRVRSADQLVAAVEALEDAGHRACFKPASGAGGVGFRVITRKPFSLEHLTGFPSPSVQLDLVVEALRRAEEQGEDRVDWLVMPRLGQPEVSVDCLTGPDNVLRMSVGRTKNGRRRGFTLHEQWLEPARLIAEGFGLHYLSNIQFRMFGDRPVLMDVNTRPAGGLHQLALCGVNAPWAAVQLALGEDPGRIVPPFLGQDYTVVSGPRPLRAVALPHQRLDEAEPLLPAVPTPAGSPEPTTQAAPAAASASAATPADAAQALPL, from the coding sequence ATGGTCTCTCGCGTACGCGTCTGGCTCAACCGCACGTACGCGGAGAACGTGTTCTTCACGGATCAGCTGCGACGAAATCCCAGCGACCGGGCCGTCGAGATCCATGCCACGCACGGTGACGCCGACTCCCCCGTGCTGGCCGCCGCCGACACCGCCGAGCTCGAGCCGGAGGGCCTGTCCCCGGCCGCGTACGTCGAGTACGCGCTCGCCCAGTGCCGGCGTCGCGGCATCGACGTGTTCGTCCCGCGCCTGCACCAGTCGGCCGTGGTGGCGCACCGCGCCGACTTCGAGGCGGTCGGCACGGCGCTGCTCGCACCGCCGCCGGAGGCGGTCGCCGTCTTCCACGACAAGGTGGTCGCCTACGAGGCCGTGCAGGCGATCGGGGTGCCGGTGCCGCCGTGGCACCGGGTCCGTTCCGCCGACCAACTCGTCGCGGCTGTCGAGGCGTTGGAGGACGCGGGGCATCGCGCCTGCTTCAAGCCGGCGTCCGGCGCGGGCGGGGTGGGCTTCCGGGTGATCACCCGCAAGCCGTTCTCGCTGGAGCACCTCACCGGGTTCCCCAGCCCCTCCGTCCAACTCGACCTGGTGGTCGAGGCGTTGCGGCGGGCCGAGGAGCAGGGCGAGGACCGGGTCGACTGGCTGGTCATGCCCCGGCTCGGGCAGCCGGAGGTGTCCGTGGACTGCCTCACCGGCCCGGACAACGTCCTGCGGATGTCCGTGGGCCGCACGAAGAACGGCCGCCGCCGCGGCTTCACCCTGCACGAGCAGTGGCTGGAACCCGCGCGTCTCATCGCCGAGGGCTTCGGGCTGCACTACCTGTCCAACATCCAGTTCCGCATGTTCGGTGACCGGCCGGTCCTGATGGACGTCAACACCCGTCCGGCCGGCGGCCTGCACCAGCTGGCGCTGTGCGGCGTCAACGCGCCCTGGGCGGCGGTGCAGCTGGCGCTCGGCGAGGACCCGGGCAGGATCGTGCCGCCGTTCCTGGGCCAGGACTACACCGTCGTGTCGGGCCCCCGCCCGCTCCGCGCGGTCGCCCTGCCGCACCAGCGGCTGGACGAGGCCGAGCCGCTGCTGCCGGCCGTGCCGACGCCCGCCGGGTCCCCCGAGCCGACCACGCAGGCCGCCCCGGCCGCCGCGTCGGCGTCCGCGGCGACGCCCGCGGACGCGGCGCAGGCCCTGCCGCTGTAA
- a CDS encoding carbohydrate ABC transporter permease — protein MTETATPRPVEAVPVHQVQAPPPAGGRGRRRLAEQARAYAFLLGGLICFALFSWYPAIRAVVIAFQKYTPGSAPEWVGTANFTRVLHDPEFAAAWRNTLAFTLLALLIGFAVPFALALVLNELRHARAFFRVVVYLPVMIPPVVSALLWKWFYDPGAGLANEALRFAHLPTSNWTNGADTALVSLVLVTTWANLGGTVLIYLAALQSIPGELYEAAELDGAGLWQRVRHVTIPQTRFVILMLMLLQIIATMQVFTEPFVITGGGPEDATVTVLYLIYKYAFLYNDFGGACALSVMLLALLAVFSALYLRLTGSGEDA, from the coding sequence ATGACCGAGACCGCGACCCCCCGGCCCGTCGAGGCGGTGCCGGTCCACCAGGTGCAGGCGCCGCCCCCGGCAGGGGGCAGGGGGCGGCGCCGCCTCGCCGAGCAGGCCCGCGCCTACGCCTTCCTCCTCGGCGGACTGATCTGCTTCGCCCTGTTCTCCTGGTACCCGGCGATCCGCGCGGTGGTGATCGCCTTCCAGAAGTACACGCCGGGATCCGCGCCCGAGTGGGTCGGCACCGCCAACTTCACCCGCGTCCTGCACGATCCGGAGTTCGCCGCCGCCTGGCGCAACACGCTCGCCTTCACGCTGCTCGCCCTGCTGATCGGCTTCGCGGTCCCCTTCGCGCTCGCCCTCGTCCTGAACGAACTCCGGCACGCCAGGGCGTTCTTCAGGGTCGTGGTCTATCTGCCCGTGATGATCCCGCCGGTGGTCAGCGCCCTGCTGTGGAAGTGGTTCTACGATCCCGGCGCCGGACTCGCCAACGAGGCGCTGCGCTTCGCGCACCTGCCCACCTCGAACTGGACCAACGGCGCCGACACCGCGCTCGTCTCCCTCGTCCTGGTGACGACCTGGGCCAACCTGGGCGGCACCGTCCTGATCTACCTGGCCGCGCTTCAGTCCATCCCCGGCGAACTCTACGAGGCGGCCGAGCTGGACGGCGCCGGCCTCTGGCAGCGCGTCCGGCACGTCACGATCCCCCAGACCAGGTTCGTCATCCTGATGCTGATGCTCCTTCAGATCATCGCCACCATGCAGGTGTTCACCGAACCCTTCGTGATCACCGGTGGCGGCCCGGAGGACGCCACGGTCACCGTCCTCTACCTCATCTACAAGTACGCCTTCCTCTACAACGACTTCGGCGGGGCCTGCGCGCTCAGCGTCATGCTGCTGGCGCTGCTCGCCGTCTTCTCCGCCCTGTACCTGCGGCTCACCGGCTCCGGGGAGGACGCGTGA
- a CDS encoding 4'-phosphopantetheinyl transferase family protein: MIGGLLPGPVVAVEAFGEDGESEFADMPLFPQEEALLTRAVDKRRREFTVVRACARRAMEKLGVPPQPVLPGERGAPQWPAGLTGSMTHCDGYGAAALVRADDLASLGIDAEPHAPLPDGVLATVALPAEAARHARLVRERPEVHWDRLLFSAKESVYKAWFPLTRQWLDFSEADIDLTAAAGPGADPQGTFRARLLVPGPLVGGRRLGHFEGRWTVRRGLVATAVTVRHG; the protein is encoded by the coding sequence GTGATCGGCGGACTGCTGCCCGGACCGGTGGTGGCGGTCGAGGCCTTCGGCGAGGACGGTGAGAGCGAGTTCGCGGACATGCCGCTGTTCCCGCAGGAGGAGGCGCTGCTGACCCGGGCGGTGGACAAACGCCGTCGCGAGTTCACCGTCGTGCGCGCCTGCGCCCGGCGGGCCATGGAGAAGCTCGGCGTGCCCCCGCAGCCCGTGCTGCCCGGCGAGCGCGGCGCGCCGCAGTGGCCCGCAGGACTGACGGGCAGCATGACCCACTGCGACGGCTACGGCGCCGCCGCGCTGGTCCGCGCCGACGACCTCGCCTCCCTGGGCATCGACGCCGAACCGCACGCCCCCCTACCCGACGGCGTGCTGGCCACCGTGGCCCTGCCCGCCGAGGCGGCCCGGCACGCACGCCTGGTCCGGGAGCGGCCCGAGGTGCACTGGGACCGGCTGCTGTTCAGCGCCAAGGAGTCCGTCTACAAGGCGTGGTTCCCCCTCACCCGCCAGTGGCTGGACTTCAGCGAGGCCGACATCGACCTCACGGCCGCCGCGGGCCCCGGCGCGGACCCGCAGGGGACGTTCCGGGCCCGCCTGCTCGTGCCCGGGCCGCTGGTGGGCGGCCGGCGGCTCGGGCACTTCGAGGGCCGCTGGACCGTCCGGCGCGGCCTGGTGGCCACGGCCGTGACGGTCCGGCACGGCTGA
- a CDS encoding ABC transporter substrate-binding protein, which translates to MTSTGFRRTVAALGVGCLVLTACGSNDDSASGKTRITVNCMPPKSAAVDRRFFEEDVAAFEKQNPDIDVVPHDAFPCQDPKTFDAKLAGGQMEDVFYTYFTDARHVVDIEQAADLTPYLKESKGYGAVQKQLRDIYTVDGKVYGVPRTGYSMGLIYNRALFEKAGLDPDRPPATWAELRADARRIAALGDGTVGYADYSAQNQGGWHFTAEMYAQGGDVVSADGRRAAVDTPAGHAVLRTLHDMRWSDDSMGSKQLLVINDVQQLMGSGKLGMYLSAPDNIPILVKEKGGDYKDLALAPMPGGKGTLIGGDGYMFRKSDTPEQIRAGLKWLDHMFLTPGDGFLGDYARAEKADAPVGLPEPRLFTGAADARDQQVKKANANVPVENYQAFLDGSRRLRMRIEPPHAQQIYSVLDGAVSAVLTKKDADIDRLLKDASAKIDGILARG; encoded by the coding sequence ATGACAAGCACCGGGTTCCGTCGTACCGTCGCCGCGCTCGGCGTCGGCTGCCTCGTCCTCACCGCCTGCGGGTCGAACGACGACAGCGCGAGCGGGAAGACCCGCATCACGGTCAACTGCATGCCCCCCAAGAGCGCCGCGGTCGACCGCCGGTTCTTCGAGGAGGACGTCGCGGCCTTCGAGAAGCAGAACCCGGACATCGACGTCGTACCCCACGACGCGTTCCCCTGCCAGGACCCCAAGACCTTCGACGCCAAACTCGCCGGCGGCCAGATGGAGGACGTCTTCTACACGTACTTCACCGACGCCCGGCACGTCGTCGACATCGAACAGGCCGCCGACCTCACGCCGTACCTCAAGGAGTCGAAGGGCTACGGCGCCGTCCAGAAGCAGCTGCGCGACATCTACACCGTCGACGGCAAGGTCTACGGCGTTCCGCGCACCGGCTACTCCATGGGGCTGATCTACAACCGCGCGCTCTTCGAGAAGGCCGGCCTCGACCCCGACAGACCACCGGCCACCTGGGCGGAACTGCGCGCGGACGCCAGGCGGATCGCCGCGCTCGGCGACGGCACGGTCGGCTACGCCGACTACAGCGCCCAGAACCAGGGAGGCTGGCACTTCACCGCCGAGATGTACGCGCAGGGCGGGGACGTGGTGAGCGCCGACGGCCGCAGGGCCGCCGTCGACACGCCCGCGGGCCACGCCGTGCTGCGCACCCTGCACGACATGCGCTGGAGCGACGACTCCATGGGCAGCAAGCAGCTCCTCGTCATCAACGACGTCCAGCAGCTGATGGGCTCGGGCAAGCTCGGCATGTACCTCTCCGCCCCCGACAACATCCCGATCCTGGTCAAGGAGAAGGGCGGCGACTACAAGGACCTCGCCCTCGCGCCGATGCCCGGCGGCAAGGGCACCCTCATCGGCGGCGACGGCTACATGTTCCGCAAGAGCGACACTCCCGAGCAGATCCGCGCCGGCCTGAAGTGGCTCGACCACATGTTCCTCACCCCCGGCGACGGTTTCCTCGGCGACTACGCCCGCGCCGAGAAGGCGGACGCCCCGGTCGGCCTGCCGGAGCCGCGACTGTTCACCGGCGCCGCCGACGCCAGGGACCAGCAGGTCAAGAAGGCCAACGCCAACGTGCCCGTGGAGAACTACCAGGCCTTCCTCGACGGCAGCCGGCGCCTGCGGATGAGGATCGAGCCGCCGCACGCCCAGCAGATCTACTCCGTCCTCGACGGCGCCGTCTCCGCCGTCCTCACCAAGAAGGACGCCGACATCGACCGGCTCCTCAAGGACGCCTCGGCCAAGATCGACGGCATCCTGGCCCGGGGCTGA
- a CDS encoding LacI family DNA-binding transcriptional regulator yields MTRRLAEVAKKVGVSEATVSRVLNGRPGVSEATRQAVLSALDVLGYERPTQLRGERARLVGLVLPELQNPIFPAFAEVIGGALAQLGLTPVLCTQTKGGVSEADYVDLLLQQQVSGVVFAGGLYAQADAPHDHYRRLADRNIPVVLVNASIDDLGFPGVSCDDAVAVEQAWRHLASLGHERIGLLLGPGDHVPSARKLAAARALGDLPDERVARAMFSIEGGHAAAARLIDRGVTGFICASDPLALGAVRAARRKGLDVPGRVSVVGYDDSALMNCTEPPLTTVRQPIEAMGRAAVELLNAQVAGGVVAADELLFEPELVVRGSTGQAPRD; encoded by the coding sequence ATGACGCGACGACTTGCGGAAGTGGCCAAGAAGGTCGGGGTCAGCGAGGCCACGGTCAGCCGGGTGCTCAACGGCAGGCCCGGGGTGTCCGAGGCCACCCGGCAGGCGGTGCTGTCCGCCCTGGACGTCCTCGGCTACGAGCGGCCGACCCAGCTGCGCGGGGAGCGCGCCCGGCTCGTCGGGCTGGTGCTGCCCGAGTTGCAGAACCCCATCTTCCCGGCGTTCGCCGAGGTCATCGGGGGCGCGCTTGCTCAGCTCGGCCTCACGCCGGTGCTGTGCACACAGACCAAGGGCGGGGTCTCCGAGGCCGACTACGTCGACCTGCTGCTCCAGCAGCAGGTGTCCGGCGTCGTCTTCGCCGGCGGTCTCTACGCCCAGGCCGACGCCCCGCACGACCATTACCGGCGGCTCGCCGACCGCAACATCCCGGTCGTGCTGGTCAACGCGTCCATCGACGACCTCGGCTTCCCCGGCGTCTCCTGCGACGACGCCGTGGCGGTCGAGCAGGCCTGGCGGCACCTGGCCTCGCTCGGGCACGAGCGCATCGGCCTGCTGCTCGGACCGGGCGACCACGTGCCCTCCGCGCGCAAACTGGCCGCCGCGCGGGCGCTCGGCGACCTCCCCGACGAACGCGTCGCCCGGGCCATGTTCTCCATCGAGGGCGGTCACGCGGCCGCCGCCCGGCTCATCGACCGGGGAGTCACCGGCTTCATCTGCGCCAGCGACCCGCTGGCCCTCGGCGCTGTCCGCGCCGCCCGCCGCAAGGGCCTCGACGTGCCCGGCCGGGTCTCGGTGGTCGGCTACGACGACTCCGCGCTGATGAACTGCACCGAGCCGCCGCTCACCACCGTGCGCCAGCCCATCGAGGCCATGGGCAGGGCGGCCGTCGAGTTGCTGAACGCGCAGGTCGCCGGGGGCGTCGTAGCCGCCGACGAGCTGCTCTTCGAGCCCGAGCTGGTGGTCCGGGGCTCCACCGGGCAGGCGCCCCGCGACTGA
- a CDS encoding MmyB family transcriptional regulator: MAYQAGGQRSAPRPVPESPEAQAYLQDYGVYLDAVPFPSVVLDHRWDVVLSNAAFASLFRDVSPHPTAHPTDNFLRFVLFHPDASAVLGDHETGWCLPMLAGFSAAVERHAHDHVLQAIRREIGQDPIMEAAYRHGLPHWVRAVGEGAVEHDGAVRSLLHPDPRRGATECRIVTETPRTLRDMGYTRLTMVLREARPAAATGRARGVRRGASHLSVVPPPAG; the protein is encoded by the coding sequence ATGGCATATCAGGCAGGAGGGCAGCGGTCCGCGCCGCGGCCCGTCCCCGAGAGTCCCGAGGCCCAGGCCTATCTGCAGGACTACGGCGTCTACCTGGACGCCGTCCCCTTCCCGTCCGTCGTGCTCGACCACCGCTGGGACGTGGTGCTGTCCAACGCCGCATTCGCGTCACTTTTCCGCGACGTGAGCCCGCATCCGACGGCCCACCCGACCGACAACTTCCTGCGGTTCGTCCTGTTCCATCCCGACGCGTCCGCGGTTCTCGGCGACCACGAGACCGGCTGGTGCCTGCCGATGCTCGCGGGCTTCTCCGCGGCCGTGGAACGCCACGCGCACGACCACGTCCTTCAGGCGATCCGCCGCGAGATCGGCCAGGACCCCATCATGGAGGCCGCCTACCGGCACGGGCTGCCGCACTGGGTCCGCGCGGTCGGCGAGGGCGCCGTCGAGCACGACGGGGCGGTCCGCTCGCTGCTGCACCCCGACCCGCGCCGGGGCGCCACGGAGTGCCGCATCGTTACCGAGACCCCGAGGACCCTGCGGGACATGGGGTACACGCGGCTGACCATGGTGCTGCGCGAGGCCCGTCCGGCCGCCGCGACCGGCAGAGCGCGCGGCGTCCGCCGCGGCGCGAGCCATCTCAGCGTGGTCCCGCCTCCGGCGGGCTGA
- a CDS encoding glycoside hydrolase family 13 protein gives MYVRSFADGDGDGTGDLAGVRARLPYLAELGVDALWFTPWYRSPMKDGGYDVADYRAVDPAFGTLADAEKLIAEARGLGIRTIVDIVPNHVSDQHPWFRAARAGGPERELFHFRPGRGAHGELPPNDWRSEFGGPAWTRLPDGDWYLHLFAPEQPDLNWAHPAVRREHEDVLRFWFERGVAGVRIDSAALPAKDPRLPDFVEGRDPHPYVDRDELHDVYRSWRAVADEYDAVFVGEVWLPDSERFARYLRPDELHTAFNFAFMTCPWQADRLRACVDETLAEHAPVGAPATWVLCNHDVTRTVTRYGRADTAFDFAAKAFGTPTDLALGARRARAAALLSLALPGAVYVYQGEELGLPEADVPVERIVDPMHFRSDGADPGRDGCRIPLPWTAGAPHAGFGPGREPWLPQPAGWASYAVDRQQDDPGSMLALYRAAIRLRPVFGGDAPLTWLPAPDGVLAFSRADGVVCAVNLADAPYAPPAAAELLLASGPLDDEGRLPQDTAVWLRL, from the coding sequence GTGTACGTGCGCAGCTTCGCGGACGGCGACGGCGACGGCACCGGCGACCTCGCGGGCGTCCGCGCCCGACTGCCCTACCTGGCCGAACTCGGCGTCGACGCCCTCTGGTTCACCCCCTGGTACCGGTCTCCGATGAAGGACGGCGGCTACGACGTGGCCGACTACCGCGCCGTCGACCCGGCCTTCGGCACGCTCGCCGACGCGGAGAAGCTGATCGCCGAGGCCCGTGGACTGGGCATCCGCACGATCGTCGACATCGTGCCCAACCACGTCTCCGACCAGCACCCCTGGTTCCGCGCCGCACGCGCCGGCGGCCCGGAGCGCGAGCTGTTCCACTTCCGGCCGGGACGGGGCGCGCACGGCGAACTCCCGCCCAACGACTGGCGGTCGGAGTTCGGCGGGCCCGCCTGGACCCGGCTCCCCGACGGCGACTGGTACCTGCACCTGTTCGCGCCCGAGCAGCCCGACCTCAACTGGGCCCACCCCGCTGTGCGCCGGGAGCACGAGGACGTCCTGCGCTTCTGGTTCGAGCGGGGCGTCGCCGGCGTCCGCATCGACTCGGCCGCCCTGCCCGCCAAGGACCCCCGGCTGCCTGACTTCGTCGAGGGCCGCGACCCGCACCCCTACGTGGACCGCGACGAACTGCACGACGTCTACCGCTCCTGGCGGGCCGTCGCCGACGAGTACGACGCGGTCTTCGTGGGCGAGGTCTGGCTGCCCGACAGCGAGCGCTTCGCCCGCTACCTGCGCCCCGACGAACTGCACACCGCCTTCAACTTCGCCTTCATGACCTGCCCCTGGCAGGCGGACCGGCTGCGCGCCTGCGTCGACGAGACGCTCGCCGAGCACGCGCCCGTCGGCGCCCCCGCCACCTGGGTGCTGTGCAACCACGACGTCACGCGCACGGTCACCCGGTACGGACGCGCCGACACGGCGTTCGACTTCGCCGCGAAGGCCTTCGGCACCCCGACCGACCTCGCTCTCGGCGCCCGCCGGGCCCGGGCCGCGGCCCTGCTGTCGCTGGCCCTGCCCGGAGCCGTCTACGTGTACCAGGGCGAGGAACTCGGGCTGCCCGAGGCCGACGTGCCGGTCGAGCGCATCGTCGACCCCATGCACTTCCGCTCCGACGGGGCCGACCCCGGCCGCGACGGCTGCCGCATCCCGCTGCCGTGGACGGCCGGGGCGCCCCACGCCGGGTTCGGCCCGGGCCGGGAGCCCTGGCTGCCGCAGCCGGCCGGCTGGGCCTCGTACGCCGTCGACCGGCAGCAGGACGACCCCGGCTCGATGCTCGCCCTCTACCGTGCGGCGATCCGGCTGCGCCCCGTCTTCGGCGGCGACGCGCCCCTCACCTGGCTGCCCGCCCCCGACGGAGTGCTGGCCTTCAGCCGGGCCGACGGCGTGGTCTGCGCCGTCAACCTCGCCGACGCCCCCTACGCACCCCCCGCCGCCGCCGAACTCCTCCTCGCCAGCGGTCCGCTGGACGACGAGGGGCGGCTGCCCCAGGACACCGCGGTCTGGCTGCGCCTCTGA
- a CDS encoding metallophosphoesterase family protein: MTTTAGGAGRLLAISDLHIGYPENRALVEAMAPETDEDWLLVAGDVSENVADIRWALKTLASRFRKVVWAPGNHELWSHPGDPVSLRGVARYEHLVEVCRDLGVTTPEDPYPVWEGPGGPVVVAPLFLLYDYSFLPAGCTTKAEGLAYAQNTGIVCNDEYLLHPDPYPSREAWCRARVAETERRLAQIPDGLPVVPVNHYPLHRHPMDVLWHPEFAMWCGTELTADWHRRFRLAAMVYGHLHIPRTTWQDGVRFEEVSVGYPREWRGRPQPPGRLRRVLPAPPGGTGRPANPSGKPAGPGEPGEAR, from the coding sequence GTGACGACGACGGCCGGTGGCGCCGGACGACTGCTGGCCATCAGCGATCTGCACATCGGCTATCCGGAGAACCGGGCTCTGGTCGAGGCGATGGCCCCGGAGACGGACGAGGACTGGCTGCTGGTCGCGGGCGACGTCTCGGAGAACGTGGCCGACATCCGCTGGGCCCTGAAGACCCTCGCGAGCCGCTTCCGCAAGGTCGTGTGGGCGCCCGGCAACCACGAGCTGTGGTCGCACCCCGGCGACCCGGTCTCCCTGCGCGGGGTGGCCCGCTACGAGCACCTGGTGGAGGTCTGCCGCGACCTGGGCGTGACCACGCCCGAGGACCCCTACCCGGTGTGGGAGGGCCCCGGCGGCCCGGTGGTCGTCGCGCCGCTGTTCCTCCTGTACGACTACTCGTTCCTCCCGGCCGGCTGCACGACCAAGGCGGAGGGGCTGGCCTACGCGCAGAACACCGGCATCGTCTGCAACGACGAGTACCTGCTGCACCCCGACCCGTATCCGTCCCGTGAGGCCTGGTGCCGGGCCCGGGTCGCCGAGACCGAACGCCGGCTCGCACAGATCCCGGACGGCCTGCCCGTCGTCCCCGTCAACCACTATCCGCTGCACCGGCATCCCATGGACGTGCTGTGGCATCCGGAGTTCGCCATGTGGTGCGGCACCGAGCTGACCGCCGACTGGCACCGCCGTTTCCGCCTCGCCGCCATGGTCTACGGCCATCTCCACATTCCGCGGACCACCTGGCAGGACGGCGTCCGCTTCGAGGAGGTGTCGGTGGGCTACCCCCGCGAGTGGCGGGGACGCCCCCAGCCGCCGGGCCGGCTGCGACGCGTCCTGCCCGCACCGCCCGGCGGGACCGGACGGCCCGCGAACCCGTCCGGGAAGCCCGCGGGGCCCGGAGAGCCGGGGGAGGCCCGGTGA
- a CDS encoding toxin-antitoxin system, toxin component translates to MRRLSGELVAELALPAPSAPADLYTALCDGMSRRRGRPVHFRMASFPADTASGLWLDMADQDLVVIEERTAPDHQLVILGHELWHMKAGHCGHHVEGATVAARLLSDGADLQATVRSVAARTRFDLADERQAETFGLLLASKCRAWLPGSAPRGRGQRDHLAGRIEASLGYLGPQS, encoded by the coding sequence ATGCGCCGCCTGAGCGGCGAACTGGTCGCGGAGCTGGCCCTTCCGGCCCCCTCGGCGCCGGCGGACCTGTACACCGCCCTGTGCGACGGGATGAGCAGACGGCGCGGCCGCCCGGTCCATTTCCGCATGGCTTCCTTCCCCGCCGACACGGCGAGCGGACTGTGGCTCGACATGGCCGACCAGGATCTGGTCGTCATCGAGGAACGCACCGCCCCCGACCACCAGTTGGTGATCCTCGGGCACGAGCTGTGGCACATGAAGGCGGGCCACTGCGGCCATCACGTCGAGGGCGCGACGGTCGCGGCCCGTTTACTCAGCGACGGAGCGGACCTCCAGGCGACCGTGCGCAGCGTCGCCGCGCGCACCCGCTTCGATCTGGCCGACGAACGGCAGGCCGAGACGTTCGGCCTGCTGCTGGCCAGCAAGTGCCGGGCCTGGCTGCCGGGTTCGGCGCCGCGCGGCCGCGGCCAGCGCGATCATCTGGCGGGCCGGATCGAGGCGTCGCTGGGATACCTCGGCCCGCAGAGCTGA
- a CDS encoding helix-turn-helix domain-containing protein, with amino-acid sequence MAEDGFEVPGAAATVLLSAVVARVAALADRLGVPHAEVFATGRLSVASGVPESVVKALLSGRPAGEPDVQARFLQRLDLLRRTRLKPNGRKYTQQEIADGAGMSRQQAGALINGDRRPTMEHCDALQRFFRVHAGFLTAEDPEALAGALQHTEQELLQKLAAREAAAAASDPLERLLQDHGVRGIAWRAAQLPTDQHRDKVAEWLDMLLESVKRPES; translated from the coding sequence GTGGCGGAGGATGGCTTCGAGGTTCCGGGCGCCGCGGCGACGGTGCTGCTGTCGGCCGTCGTCGCCCGTGTCGCCGCGCTCGCCGACCGGCTGGGCGTGCCGCACGCGGAGGTCTTCGCCACGGGGCGGCTGTCCGTCGCCTCCGGGGTCCCGGAGTCCGTGGTCAAGGCCCTGCTGAGCGGCCGGCCCGCCGGGGAGCCCGACGTCCAGGCACGCTTCCTGCAACGTCTCGACCTGCTGCGCCGTACGCGGCTCAAGCCCAACGGCCGCAAGTACACCCAGCAGGAGATCGCCGACGGCGCCGGCATGTCGCGCCAGCAGGCGGGCGCCCTCATCAACGGCGACCGGCGTCCGACGATGGAGCACTGCGACGCCCTCCAGCGGTTCTTCCGCGTGCACGCGGGGTTCCTCACGGCCGAGGACCCGGAGGCGCTCGCGGGCGCCCTCCAGCACACCGAGCAGGAGTTGCTGCAGAAACTCGCCGCGCGCGAGGCGGCCGCGGCCGCCTCGGACCCGCTGGAGCGCCTGCTCCAGGACCACGGCGTGCGCGGGATCGCGTGGCGGGCGGCCCAGCTGCCCACCGACCAGCACCGCGACAAGGTCGCCGAGTGGCTGGACATGCTCCTGGAGAGCGTGAAGCGGCCCGAGTCGTGA
- a CDS encoding carbohydrate ABC transporter permease, with amino-acid sequence MSAVRTLVSPATLARPRGRAVYWSVFCGVVLLFVLAFLFPVYWMATGAMKSPDEVARTPPTLAPRQWRLSGYTDAWRLMDLPEHLWNTVVQAAGAWLCQLVLCTAAAYALSRLRPAFGRLILGGILATLMVPAQALVVPKYLTVADLPLIHTSLLNDPLAIWLPAAANAFNLYLLKRFFDQLPREVLEAAEIDGAGRLRTLWSVVLPMSRPVLGVVSIFALVAVWQDFLWPLMVFSDTDEQPVSVALVQLSQNIQLTVLLAAMVIASIPMVALFLLFQRHIVAGISAGGTKG; translated from the coding sequence GTGAGCGCCGTCCGCACCCTCGTCTCGCCCGCCACGCTCGCCCGCCCCCGCGGCCGGGCCGTCTACTGGAGCGTCTTCTGCGGCGTCGTGCTGCTCTTCGTGCTGGCGTTCCTGTTCCCCGTGTACTGGATGGCGACCGGCGCGATGAAGTCGCCCGACGAGGTGGCGCGCACCCCTCCCACCCTCGCCCCGCGCCAGTGGCGGCTCAGCGGCTACACCGACGCCTGGCGCCTCATGGACCTCCCCGAGCACCTGTGGAACACGGTCGTCCAGGCGGCAGGGGCCTGGCTGTGCCAGCTGGTCCTGTGCACGGCCGCCGCCTACGCCCTGTCCCGGCTGCGGCCCGCGTTCGGCAGGCTGATCCTGGGCGGGATCCTCGCCACCCTGATGGTGCCGGCCCAGGCCCTCGTCGTGCCGAAGTACCTGACCGTCGCCGACCTGCCGCTGATCCACACCAGTCTGCTCAACGACCCCCTGGCGATCTGGCTGCCCGCGGCCGCCAACGCCTTCAACCTGTATCTGCTGAAGCGGTTCTTCGACCAGCTCCCGCGCGAGGTGCTGGAGGCCGCCGAGATCGACGGAGCGGGCCGGCTGCGCACCCTGTGGTCCGTCGTGCTGCCCATGTCGCGGCCGGTGCTCGGCGTGGTGTCGATCTTCGCGCTGGTCGCCGTGTGGCAGGACTTCCTCTGGCCGCTGATGGTCTTCTCCGACACCGACGAGCAGCCGGTCAGCGTGGCGCTCGTCCAGCTGTCGCAGAACATCCAGCTGACCGTGCTCCTCGCCGCGATGGTCATCGCCAGCATCCCCATGGTCGCCCTGTTCCTGCTCTTCCAGCGGCACATCGTCGCCGGGATCAGCGCGGGCGGCACGAAGGGCTGA